The DNA segment ACGTCGAGATCACCAAGTTCATGCGGGCAGTCCAGACCAATCCCCGCCATGACGTTCGCCTCGCCCTCGACAAGTACCTCAAGGACCTGGCGCAGGATCTCCAGCACGATCCGGTGGTCATCGCCAAGGCAGAGGGTATCAAAGCACAGGTGCTCGGCGACCCGCAGGTGCGCGAGCTGGCGGCGAGCACCTGGGCGACCATCAAGAAGGCCCTGCTGGAAGCGGTAGACGATCCGGACAGTGAACTGACCCAGAACTTCAAGGCGGCCGTCAGGGACTTTGGTCACCGGATGGCTACTGACGAGGAACTCGCGGGGAAGATCAACCGGTGGATTGCCGACGCGGCAGGCTACCTGGTGCGCACCTACCGGAGCGACATCGCGGCGATCATTACCGAGACGGTTGGCCGGTGGGATGCGGTGGAAACGTCAAGGAAGATCGAGCTGCAGATCGGAAAGGACCTGCAGTTCATCAGGATCAACGGCACGGTGGTCGGCTCCCTGGCCGGGTTATTCATCTTCTCTGTTGCGCACGCAGTCTTCGGCTGATCCTTCAGTCATGGTCATCATTGCGATCACCTGCCTGCTGTTCGTCGTCGTCAGCTTCCAGCAGAGCGCGTTGTTCGGGCTGCTCGTGATGTTGGTCCTCGGACCGCTCTTCGGGCTTCTCTACCTCGTGCTGGCACGGGTCGGCCTCGAATCGTTGATCGCCTCGATCCGGACCGCTGAGAACACCGGCGAACTTGTCCGCCGCGCGGGCAACGCGGGACCGGGCAACGCTGATCCAGGCGCCATGACCATGCCTGGCTATCCGCCGATCAACGGTGACTCTTCAATGTAGGAACGCCTACCGGTCAGCCGCCGCACCCGACTTCGGCGGGCGCGTCCGATATAACGGGCGCGTCCGCAGAAATCAGGCACGGCAACGGGGGGGGGTGTCCCTATGTTCTTTGTCAAGCTGGTTGGGTGGTTTCGGAGATTGGGGTTTGCCGGGTTTTTGGGCAGGAGGGAGTGGCCGGTGGCGCGTGGTCGGCCGGCTGCTGGGCTGGTTGTTTAGGCGGCTTTGACCGCGGGTGCCTCGTATAGCACTCCGTCGCGCAGCATCGCGAACAGGACATCGCAGCGGCGTCTGGCGAGGGCGATCAGGGCCTGATTATGCCGTTTGCCTTGGGCTCGTTTGCGGTCGTAGTACGCCCGTGAGACGGGGTCTTTCAGGGCCGCGAATGCGGAGAGGAAGAACGCCCGTTTGAGGATCTTGTTGCCCTTTTTTGAGGAGTGGTCTCCTCGGATCGAGGTACCGGATCGCCACGTCACCGGCGCGAGTCCGGCGTAGGATCCCAGATGCCCGGCGGTCTTGAATTCCTTGCCTGCAACCTCGGTAATGATCCGTGCTGCCGTCCTGACGCCGACCGCCGGTAGGGACGTCAGGAGTTCGTGAAGAGGGTGGGCCTCCACGATGGCTTCAACCTGGGTCAGAACCTCGGCACGAGAGGTGCGTAGTTGGGTCAGCTGCGCGGCGAGTTGGGGCAACACGACGCCGGCGGCGCCAGTGCCGGCCACGACTACGCTCTGCTCACCCAGAGCGGTGAAGATCTCTTCTGCCCAGCGCCTGCCGGCCCGCGGCGCGGACTTGGCCATGAACGCGGCGACCCGGCTCTGGCCAGCCCGGCGCAGAGCCTCAGGGGCAGGGTATTTCCGCAGCAGTTCGGCCATTACGGGGTGGTCCAGGTGCGGGCCGATGGCCCGTTCCAGGGCCGGGTGGATCTGCGTGAGGAGCCCGCGGATCCGGTTCGAGGCGGCGGTGGCCTGCTTGGCCAGGTCGTCGTCGAAACCGCAGAGCATTGACAGTTCCGCGGCCTGTTCATCGGCGACGGCAATCGAGCGCAGCGTGTGCGGCATGCTCCGGGCGGCCTCAGCAATGATGTAAGCGTCTCGGGCATCCGTCTTGGCCTCACCGGGGTGCAGGTCAGCGATGCGGCGCATCGCCAGGCCCGGCAGGTAACCGACGAGGATACCGGCGGCCTGCGCCACAGCGACCGGCAGTGCACCGATGGTGGCCGGCTGGTCCACGACGAGTAAAAGCGTGCCGTGCTTGGTGAGACTGTCGATGATCGCCCGCAGTTTCGCCTCGTCTTGCGGCAGTGCCTTATCGAGCAGTTTCTTGCCGTTCCTGTCCAACGCCACCGCGTGGTGGTTGGACTTACCGACATCGACGCCGATAAACACATCGACGAGTTCGTGATCCTTAATCACTACTACCTCCAGAGGTGAAACCCAATGAGACCGTGCTGGTCTGTCCTGCGGCCCCAGAGCTCGGCATCCACGTTACGGCCGACCTACCACGATGGTGTCTGCAGCTGGTCCGGTCCCCATTAGCGATCCTCTGGCGCCTATCGAACCCCGGTGACAACACCCCCGGATCATACATTCGACTGGGGGACTCAATCATGCCAGGACCGACAGGCCAGCAACCCCGATTC comes from the Arthrobacter sp. CAN_C5 genome and includes:
- a CDS encoding DUF4282 domain-containing protein, which gives rise to MVIIAITCLLFVVVSFQQSALFGLLVMLVLGPLFGLLYLVLARVGLESLIASIRTAENTGELVRRAGNAGPGNADPGAMTMPGYPPINGDSSM